In Novipirellula caenicola, one genomic interval encodes:
- the trhA gene encoding PAQR family membrane homeostasis protein TrhA, translated as MARIAYSLDAGSAVDQVKTTESKGLDVGEAPVKLDEEWANALTHGIAAIVSTIAAAFLVRAALDISVGTAIAAAAYMTSVIGTFVSSTLSHLIFRQPMLDNLRAWDQAMIYTMISGTYTPIIYAHAPDGVRDPLLITIWVAAAAGFLGKVLLRHRINSIGTISYLLLGWLPAIPLAGYVPAPLVSLMITGGVLYSIGVVLLVNDSRIKYLHAGWHLFVMMAATSHFLGIWWYTL; from the coding sequence ATGGCCCGAATTGCTTACTCTTTGGATGCGGGATCTGCAGTGGATCAAGTAAAAACGACGGAATCCAAAGGGTTGGACGTCGGAGAGGCGCCGGTCAAGCTCGACGAAGAATGGGCCAACGCGTTGACGCATGGAATTGCAGCGATCGTGTCGACGATCGCTGCCGCATTTCTAGTGCGTGCGGCATTGGACATCAGCGTGGGGACTGCGATTGCTGCGGCCGCCTACATGACGTCGGTGATCGGTACGTTCGTTTCATCGACGTTATCGCATCTGATTTTTCGGCAACCGATGCTCGATAATCTGCGGGCCTGGGACCAAGCGATGATCTATACGATGATCTCGGGGACCTACACACCGATCATCTACGCCCATGCGCCCGATGGCGTTCGGGATCCTTTGTTAATCACGATTTGGGTCGCAGCCGCTGCCGGTTTCTTGGGCAAAGTCCTGCTGCGACACCGCATCAATTCAATTGGCACCATCTCGTATCTGTTGCTCGGTTGGTTACCGGCGATCCCGTTGGCAGGCTACGTTCCAGCGCCGCTCGTGTCGTTGATGATCACCGGCGGCGTGTTGTATTCAATCGGGGTGGTGTTGTTGGTTAACGATTCGCGGATCAAGTACCTGCATGCCGGTTGGCATCTGTTTGTGATGATGGCCGCGACCTCGCACTTTTTAGGTATTTGGTGGTACACGCTGTAG
- a CDS encoding alpha/beta hydrolase produces MKNMTCCVIALGLLISTGAVRAEHPAAATATNTASPNAIVNVWPSEPPAWTPPSEAEKDTSDENSRQVAGKYVTRIGNVSTPQLYVYQPKADVKSDTTIVVCPGGGYSILAWDLEGTEIAEWLQEIGVTAVVLKYRVPTRSEEENWKPAVQDIQRAISLVRSGAVEGVSAKRVGVLGFSAGGNASARAATASQRFYSAIDKHDQAKFVPDFAVLVYPAWLVEKDDSSRLIEDIQVTENTPPMFFAHARDDRISCLGSVTLFTELQKHNINAALHVFGSGGHGFGSRPNDQETDAWPELLTLWMRDLQWIK; encoded by the coding sequence ATGAAAAACATGACCTGCTGCGTGATCGCCCTCGGTTTGCTCATTTCGACGGGGGCGGTTCGAGCCGAGCACCCTGCTGCCGCAACCGCCACCAACACGGCGTCACCCAATGCGATCGTCAACGTTTGGCCGAGCGAGCCTCCCGCGTGGACCCCGCCCAGCGAAGCTGAAAAGGACACCAGCGATGAGAACAGCCGTCAGGTCGCGGGAAAATACGTGACCCGCATCGGAAATGTTTCCACGCCTCAGTTGTATGTGTACCAGCCCAAGGCCGATGTGAAGTCCGATACGACGATTGTGGTTTGTCCTGGCGGCGGCTATTCGATTTTGGCATGGGATTTGGAAGGGACCGAGATCGCCGAATGGCTCCAAGAGATTGGGGTCACCGCCGTGGTGCTAAAATACCGCGTTCCGACTCGTAGCGAAGAAGAGAATTGGAAGCCGGCGGTCCAGGACATCCAACGCGCGATCAGCTTGGTCCGCAGCGGCGCGGTCGAAGGTGTTTCGGCCAAGCGAGTGGGCGTGCTCGGATTTTCCGCCGGAGGAAACGCATCGGCTCGCGCGGCGACGGCAAGCCAACGATTTTATTCCGCAATCGATAAACATGACCAAGCGAAGTTCGTTCCCGATTTCGCCGTGTTGGTCTATCCTGCATGGCTTGTCGAAAAGGACGATTCCTCTCGTTTGATCGAGGATATTCAGGTGACGGAAAACACGCCGCCGATGTTTTTCGCCCACGCTCGCGATGATCGCATTAGCTGTTTGGGAAGCGTGACTTTGTTTACCGAATTGCAAAAGCACAACATCAACGCGGCGCTGCATGTGTTTGGCAGCGGAGGGCACGGGTTCGGTTCGCGTCCCAATGATCAGGAAACCGATGCATGGCCCGAATTGCTTACTCTTTGGATGCGGGATCTGCAGTGGATCAAGTAA
- a CDS encoding mannose-1-phosphate guanylyltransferase has protein sequence MLHAVIMAGGSGTRFWPASRTLRPKQLLTLHGDRTMIQSTIDRLGDLVPASRQMIVTNKVLVDAIAEQLPSLLPKNIVGEPCKRDTAPCVGLAAALVHHEDHDAIMAVMPSDHVITSHEAFQAAIAAGEALIKEDPTRIVTYGIPPKYAAESFGYVERGEPITAEGASVFQVKQFREKPDAETARRYVDAGSFYWNSGIFLWRASTILEALQKNEPEMYSHIAAIADRIGKADYAETLEKEFAAIQGKSIDYAVMEQYPNVVVIEAEFPWDDVGSWQALSRLHQADEAGNTVVGSHVGIDSQGCIINTHDGHTVVTIDVDDLIVVQTPDATLVAPKHAEERVREVAKQLKDKGLEGLL, from the coding sequence ATGCTTCATGCAGTGATCATGGCCGGCGGTAGCGGCACAAGATTTTGGCCAGCCAGTCGAACGCTTCGCCCCAAGCAACTATTAACGCTGCACGGGGACCGCACAATGATCCAATCGACCATTGACCGACTGGGGGACTTGGTTCCTGCCTCGCGACAAATGATTGTCACCAACAAGGTCCTAGTCGATGCGATTGCAGAGCAATTGCCGTCGCTGTTACCTAAAAACATCGTCGGCGAACCGTGCAAACGAGACACGGCCCCGTGTGTCGGTTTGGCAGCCGCGCTGGTTCATCACGAGGATCACGACGCAATCATGGCAGTCATGCCGTCGGATCACGTGATCACATCGCACGAAGCGTTCCAAGCGGCCATTGCCGCAGGCGAAGCGTTGATCAAGGAAGACCCAACACGAATTGTCACCTACGGAATTCCACCCAAGTATGCTGCTGAATCGTTTGGCTATGTGGAACGTGGCGAACCGATCACCGCAGAGGGCGCATCGGTATTCCAAGTCAAACAGTTCCGTGAAAAGCCCGATGCCGAAACGGCTCGTCGTTACGTCGATGCCGGATCGTTCTATTGGAACAGCGGCATTTTCTTGTGGCGAGCGTCGACCATCCTCGAGGCGTTACAGAAAAACGAGCCCGAGATGTACTCGCACATCGCCGCGATCGCGGATCGCATTGGCAAAGCGGACTATGCCGAAACCCTCGAAAAAGAGTTTGCGGCGATTCAGGGCAAATCGATCGACTATGCCGTGATGGAACAATACCCGAACGTGGTCGTGATCGAAGCCGAGTTCCCGTGGGATGACGTCGGCAGTTGGCAAGCGTTATCGCGTTTGCATCAAGCGGACGAGGCTGGTAATACCGTGGTCGGTTCGCACGTTGGCATCGACAGCCAAGGCTGCATCATCAACACCCATGATGGCCATACTGTGGTCACGATCGATGTGGATGATTTGATCGTTGTTCAAACCCCAGATGCCACCTTGGTTGCCCCCAAACACGCTGAAGAACGCGTCCGCGAAGTCGCAAAACAGCTGAAAGATAAGGGTCTCGAAGGACTGCTATAA
- a CDS encoding DUF202 domain-containing protein: MSEHTEVSGEELNLIRTDLANERTLLAYGRTALMVSGTGVSILQFFSVTLIYHIIAWPLIVAGFIIGVIGVVRFTKLSRRLHSE; this comes from the coding sequence ATGAGCGAACACACAGAAGTCTCCGGTGAGGAACTGAACTTGATACGCACCGATCTGGCCAACGAACGCACGTTGTTGGCTTATGGGCGAACCGCGTTGATGGTCTCAGGCACCGGAGTTTCGATTCTGCAGTTCTTTTCGGTCACGCTAATCTATCACATCATCGCTTGGCCGCTCATCGTGGCGGGATTTATCATCGGCGTGATCGGTGTCGTCCGCTTCACCAAGCTAAGCCGCCGATTGCACTCGGAGTGA